A single region of the Pseudomonas sp. VD-NE ins genome encodes:
- a CDS encoding phage tail protein, which translates to MDYPNSVPSAGLVNGKFVDENPMTGTPGSLIPADWGNGVTQEILNVINAAGLTPDEKKYDQLLQAIQSVTAKGWNQDLALPLVALPLPTVATADGRLTVSPAAASTSGGRVSIAAGTYISLGQEVVNGQLGRSRTFVTSAWSSADLLPSSHYFLRAQVSGGTLSFYVQRGNIHDVTPESLKGTVNGAAGGGFQSTALDMCLAWIVTGAPGSVPTVRTIYNRARLTWTQTVNGTGAIFLPLDPHARSARLVAGNPTPSSTAVTSVAFPSTGWAGGNYCFLSPIIAGSSNNPGGWNPATVSPCVLFTNNIVNDVTVSTLAASFDHANLRSLWQCYQAEHNLGQLNAESDELLLSMGIKSHPVTDYSVGIAINFADAVNVQLSWELIR; encoded by the coding sequence ATGGATTATCCGAACAGTGTGCCCAGCGCCGGCTTGGTGAATGGGAAGTTTGTCGATGAGAACCCGATGACCGGAACCCCGGGGTCGCTGATCCCGGCGGATTGGGGTAACGGAGTTACCCAGGAAATTCTCAATGTGATCAATGCGGCGGGTCTGACGCCGGACGAGAAAAAATACGATCAGTTGCTGCAAGCGATTCAGTCGGTGACGGCCAAGGGCTGGAATCAGGATCTGGCGTTGCCGCTGGTGGCATTGCCGCTGCCGACGGTGGCCACCGCCGATGGTCGGTTGACGGTCAGCCCGGCTGCGGCATCCACCAGTGGTGGCAGGGTTTCGATTGCGGCAGGCACCTATATCAGCCTCGGTCAGGAAGTCGTGAATGGCCAGTTAGGTCGTTCGCGCACGTTTGTGACGTCGGCCTGGAGCAGTGCGGATCTGTTGCCCAGCAGCCATTACTTTCTACGCGCGCAAGTCTCTGGCGGTACGCTGTCGTTCTACGTGCAGCGTGGCAACATCCATGACGTGACGCCCGAGTCGTTGAAAGGAACGGTAAACGGTGCCGCCGGTGGCGGCTTCCAGTCAACGGCACTGGACATGTGCCTGGCCTGGATCGTGACCGGCGCACCGGGCTCGGTGCCCACGGTTCGAACCATCTACAACCGTGCGCGCTTGACCTGGACTCAGACGGTCAACGGCACGGGCGCAATTTTCCTGCCACTGGATCCTCATGCTCGTTCTGCACGATTGGTTGCCGGCAATCCAACGCCGTCCTCGACGGCAGTGACATCGGTTGCCTTTCCGTCAACGGGATGGGCGGGCGGTAACTATTGCTTCCTGTCGCCCATTATTGCGGGGAGTTCCAACAACCCCGGGGGCTGGAACCCCGCAACGGTTTCCCCTTGTGTGTTGTTTACCAACAACATCGTCAACGACGTTACGGTTTCAACGCTGGCCGCCAGTTTCGACCATGCCAATTTGCGCTCGCTGTGGCAGTGCTATCAGGCAGAGCACAACCTTGGTCAGTTGAACGCCGAGAGTGATGAGTTGTTGCTGAGTATGGGTATCAAGAGTCATCCGGTCACTGATTACAGCGTCGGGATTGCGATCAACTTTGCCGATGCCGTCAACGTCCAA